tctgcagaaaagaggcaaagaagcagaaacttgcgctgaaaagagatgaatcagcagagtttctgctgaaaagagtttttttttctgaaaacagccaaaaaagctggaatttgtgctgaaaacgggtgaaaaaaatgaaaattttgctgaaaaggggtgaagaagctaaagtataccaaatcaaagtatttgtgccaaaacatagtgcttctgccatattgtggtactactacattacaacatgaatacggattaaagatgaaataaactggcaacaaattcctccactacaaaccagtctgataccacttctttgcattgttgacgtttactaaggcactacccaaaaggcgccacaagagggcactcaaacacaagagatgacctatgtacactgatgcacttagtaacagtcagcctcctactttgccactacgtaatacagcggaaatacagtagcagaaatgcaatgtttttgcagaaacattgaaatttcactcaaatactatgaaatagcagtaatactatgatttggcagaaatactatgtttcagtacaaatactatgacaaagcagaaatactatgacttagaagtaatactataacaaaagggattcctcaaaatactatgaaattgcagtaattctatgatttggcagaaatactgtacttcgtacaaatacaatgctttggtaaaaatactatattttgatttgaactctatgatttgaaaaagatgaaagcattgcagaaaagagatgaatcagcagaatttctgcagaaaagaggcaaagaagcagaacgttgcgctgaaaagaggtgaatgagcagaatttctgctgaaaagaggcagaatttctgctgaaaagaggcagaaggttctgtatgtagaaaaagaaacacgataaaccatgtgtgaaataaagaaatgaaatgaaagaacaacctgattctgctcaaattcaccaatcagagctactgagCTACAGAGCTACAGAGCTActgcagaatttctgctcaaaagagtttttttctgaaaacagctgagatttgtgctaataagaggtgaaaaggctgaaaactttgcagaagaggtgaatatgcagaatttaggctgaaaagaggtgaaaattctgctgaaaagagttgaatgagcagaatttctgctgaaaagagttgtgcagaactcttttcagaattctgctgaaaagaggtttttgctgaaaacagcagaaaaagctgggatttgtgctgaaaagtggtgaaaaaactgaaaattttgctgaaaaggggtgaaaaagctgaaattgagttaaaaaagtttaactgttaactgaaagaaatgttgccataaacGGGATTTGAATCccggcctcccagtctgagaacggatgctcatctcactgagctaaaacacaggtcatcacggcaaggaaaatcagtgaggccactgataatatggcagaaatgggcaaaaaatattgcataaaaaattcaatatctcaaaaagtatagaagttatgagcaccaaaagtcatagcctacattagcagaaagagcagaattttttaaagtttgaactgagaaaatcggctgaaaactgagggagtagttaagcggcaaaaaacgtacggaagcaaccagaataaagtataataaagaactagaaaaatttgcatttcctgcgaaaatgcagtgtggatgccttaacgctgaagctgtctgctgaaaagctgaaaaagatgaaaagttgcaaaaagttgtgtGGTGGTGAAGAAAAAATgtcgccctgagcaggattcgaacctggccctcctggtctgaAGGTAACtattcatctcactgagctaaattCATTCTCACAAGGAAGAGGTtgagagactgacaattctgctgaaatgagcagaagctgctgagaattgtgctgataagaggtgaaaaggctaaaaattttgcagaaaagaagtgaatcagcagaatttctgctgaaaagaggtaaagaagcagaaagttgcgctgaaaagagatgaatcagcagaaattctgctcaaaagagttttttctgaaaacagctgagatttgtgctaataaggggtgaaaaggctgaaaattttgcagaagaggtgaataggcagaatttaggctgaaaagaggtgaaaattctgaaaattctgctgaagagttcaatcagcagaatttctgctgaaaagagttctgcagaactcttttcagaattctgctgaaaagatgtttttgctgaaaatagctgaaaaagctgggatttgtgctgaaaagtggtgaaaaaactgaaaattttgctgaaaagaggtcaaaaacctgaaatttgtgttgaaaagagttgaaaaagtttaattgttaactgacagaaatgttgccataagcgggatttgaaccccggcctcccagtctgagaacggatgctcatctcactgagctaaaacacaggtcatctcggcaaggaaaatcagtgaggccactgataaaatggcagaaatgggcaaaaaatattgcataaaaaattcaatatctcaaaaagtatagaagttatgagcaccaaaagtcatagcctacattagcagaaagagcagaatttttcaaagtttgaacggtgaaaatagcatgaaaactgagggagtagttaagcggcaaaaaacgtacggaagcaaccagaataaagtataataaagaactagaaaaatttgcatttcctgcgaaaatgctgtgtggatgccttaacgctgaagctgtctgctgaaaagctgaaaaagatgaaaagttgcaaaaagttgtatggtggtgaaaaaaaatgttgccctgagcaggattcgaacctggccctcctagtctcaaggcagctactcatctcactgaaccAAACTCTTTCTCGCAAAGAGGAGGTGGAGAgatggacaattctgctgaaatgagcagaagctgctgagaattgtgctgataagaggtgaaagggctgaaaattttgcagaaaagaggcaaagaggcagaacgttgcgctgaaaagaggtgaatcagcagagtttctgctgaaaagagtttttttctgaaaacagccaaaaaagctggaagttgtgctgaaaaggggggaaaaaaatgaacattttgctgaaaaggggtgaagaagctaaagtatacaaaatcaaagtatttgtgccaaaacatagtatttctgccatattgtggtatttgtgcaacaaaagttactacattacaacatgaatacagattaaagatgaaagaaactggcaacaaattcctccactacaaaccagtctgataccagttcttgcagtgttcacgtttactaaggcactacccaaaaggcgacacaagagggcactccaacacaagagatgacctatgtacactgatgcacttagtaacagtcagcctcctacttagccactaagtaatacagcgatattacagtgtacaaattcacataaatttgcagggggaacaaacaaagcaggaacaagcccaaaacaatcaaataactgggctgccatagctatcgctaactagcacatatgctaaaggtaactaaaaccaatacacacaagtagcagggtaaacatcttaagcatggaacattaactcacgcttatgtgacacacaccatccccaacaaatacaggatgggctatttgctccccttcccagcagctctctcctcaatcgttagcccaggaacgaaggaagaccatctagctcagaagtcccatgaattccctcactgatcagaggctgctgggtaatgtagctcacaataacacaggtttttctacaagcacaaatactagaacatagcagaaatactgtgattttgttgaaatactatgctttaggacaaatactatgatatagcagcaatactatgttttggtacaaatgctgcgcttaggcacaaacattatgatttggcagacactatgatttagcagagataatatgatttggcagaaatactaaactttggcataaatactataattgagtgcaagtactttaagataacagaaatactatgatttagcagaaatacaatgtttttgcagaaacactgtaatttcactcaaatactttgaaatagccgtaatactatgatttggcagaacataacagaaattctacgacttagtagtaatactataacataacagaaatattaattgggcacaaatgctataatttggcacaagtaccatgttttcgcaaaatcccataatttggcacaaatactatgatttggcaggcactatgatttagcagaaatacaatgtttttgcagaaacactgtaatttcactaaaatactatgaaatagcagtaatactatgatttggcagaaatactatgtttcagtacaaatactatgacaaagcagaaatactatgacttagaagtaatactataacaaaagggattcctcaaaatactatgaaattgcagtaattctatgatttggcagaaatactgtacttcgtacaaatacaatgctttggtaaaaatactatattttgattttaactctatgatttgaaaaagatgaaagcattgaaaaaggtgaaaaggctgaaatgagcagaaaagagatgaatcagcagaatttctgcagaaaagaggcaaagaagcagaacattgcgctgaaaagtggtgaatgagcagaatttctgctgaaaagaggcagaatttctgctgaaaacaggcagaaggttctgtatgtagaaaaagaaacacgatgaaccatgtgtgaaataaataaagaaatgaaatgaaagaacaacctgattctgctcaaattcaccaatcagagctattgcctctgtctgcttcattaggctgggtacttgtatgtatttcggtccatattagaaaagctgataaaatgataaaactttgcagaattgtaataaatgatgaatataaatgacaggtctgtgatagtgtatacatttgtagtgaaaaaacaaatgttgaccaaggtgggattgaacccacgacctttgaggtgcagagccgtgtcattactgattgcgccacctggcaagggggcgggcggctgaaagacagacatttgggcagtcagaaaatagatcgcggtgagcggcgaaaagcgccgttttttggagttacaaaacgtcgtgtaactcaaaaactaggagggctagaagcataattcttgtactgggtgaatcagcggactttggtgtactttgactgcgattttcattgctctttgtacctccgtcgcggagatatgacgagagaagaaacggcttcattttcagagtgtgagaactgagaggaggacagatttccacccctcaaacaaacgtaatttatggctcaacattaagatgaatgtaaaaactgcttccactgtgagtgtcaggagtgtctgaacatatattggcacaagcctcatgtcctaactttgctttgttaaggagatatggcgattttaaaatgcctcccgttacagaatttcagctctgaatttcaaaacctccccatagactttgaatgggaagtaaccacaccatgtgtcacttcgaggcaaattgcgaaaaaacggtaaatctcacaataaagatagtaacattgtctgaaagccagcaaaaatacctacgttttgatgtataatttgtgggggttgagtggatattgagcgagtagcaagaagttgttcagacatgaagagaaaattcagaacagaccagcactcactctgagttaattgcacagaattgtggaagtttcccattcatttcaatgggatgggacaaattaaaggaaaaaagtgtaatattttaaaaagtataatagtaataaacaccaaaagtcatagcaggaatcagcagaaagagcagaacagtttagagtttgaacggagaaaatcggctgaaaactgagggagtagttaagcggcgaagaacggagcaacttgaagaataaagtataaagaactagaaagcgaaaatttcagaagaaattttaagtgtgcctatgccgctggtaaacagtgtagtttgccattcatacagctacagagagcaaaactcagcagagcagccattctccaccatgaactatggtaaaaacaaacaccgctcgcgcctcacagatgacagcttacaattttgggtaaagatgaagtgactttgtacagccccgatttgcagacgctgtgcacatagtttcatgagcagaagtcccattgtaccacggcagacccgacaatgtttgcatgaacacgctttgaagcattacgttatggaccacttttcacacatagttggtgtacccacacagccggctgtagcttttcaactcacagcctgacacacacccaaaaaacagccgagagagcacagactacgccagagaggcgtgattgcagatgccgctcaggtgggtccacctcccctgcagcggcactgcagaccacgccccgccacacacatcaatcacgtaaaataaatatttatgcacttttgcattcactttttgttttttgttatttttacacagtgttgtgaatgattaacaatggtctacagccaatcttgtgtattattatacaaactttggttgtaagatgccctacctggccccctggcaaaagctttgctagatccgcccctgcacagttaccagctgtcagctaaataaaaaaggagcttggtgtttatttctctcagaaatagttcataacttcccttcaactcattcatgtcacctaaaaaaaaggtaaacctgtttctccatcaccagttcagctctaatgattcggtaaggtcatctcctggtttccaccagccgcttctacagctgtggctccagcaaacatcagctgatactagaaattaaaatcaaatgaattctaacaacagctgatcaagcttaaacgtgctgctgttgtttagcgcaataaacaaacaagagagaaaagccgatcattgatcagtttcatgactgaagtttgaacaggcgagagaatgacaggggaggctgtcataaagttcaacatcagtaacttagcgcgcacacagctgtatagaaactccgtcgtgctagctagcacgcagtacgagttattataactgattgtaaaaagtcagcacaacgaaaataaactacacctaaactcggtttatatctgacccaaatagagtgcagttcataacttcttacctgaaattcagttcacctcacgctctgaccggcagccgcctgcttctcctgccttcggtttccctgatccacgatctaccaccggtcgatcggcggtcgcctcgccgcctcttatgtctcgttccctgcatgctctgtctgacacacaccggtggatagctgccctcggttgtagctccgtgtcagcgaccaccaaacaactcagttattttttccacatcgaccagcatctggacaatccaccgcctttcactgtttgtaccgttactaaaaaaaaaccctcatcagctcataaaaacgaaaaataagtccagctatgaccctgagtcaaaaagacagccagttagctagctagctgtctagctctttgcaggcaccgaaaccatcagagctaatatgggatgtcttggtaacacgagcacatatttgaagtttacatctggccaatccaccacctttcactgtttataccgttactaaaatgaataaataaataaatcatttatttatttaaaataagtccagctgtgaccacgagactttacgaaggaccgggtgtgaaaccagagtaagccgctctcactgtcatccaggccggctgtagcttgttagcaaagccgcgctagccacactagccagctagcctcaagcagaaacgacatcgtcagaacattgtcgctaatatgggatgttttgacaaaatgagcagatatttgaagtttacacacctatattctcgcctgaaaatatcttaaaagtttattttgtgacctagaaacagtattaagaggaaaataaaaactaagtgatggccgccattgtttgactcggcagaggcgtgctatgaattgtgggatattgagttttccaccaagcattaccgtaacttttgaatgatttgcgcaaccttaaaaattccaatggctcctgaaagcagcgacgctgtgcgcaccgttgatattgtcatcattacggtaatccaaataagggtagacaggccgtactactcccggcataccactagagagagccaacacaccacaaatgaagtttgaaatttgtatcagtgggaccaaaagatggagccaacacaccacaaatgaagtctgtttctatggcgccaaaagaagaatctttctaaatttgcactaaaatattaatatttaaaaaactataaaagtcataaacaccaaaagtgtataccatactagtccagctccagccgcacaaaatgatctaacatatgtaaccctattgtcaaaactgtttggcagagaagcgcgggaaaattttcactaaaatattaatatttaaaaaactataatagtcataaacaccaaaagtcatagcacaccattcctgatccagccgcacaaaatgaggtaacatatatgaagcttgtctcaaaactgcgaggtgagattcgctgcaaaatttcaggcggaaactgaagaataataataataataataataataataaatccgacgaatagtaatatgtgtgcctcttggcataggcacacataataaagagaaacaggaactcaatagtgtggaagccctttagggcatccacacaataagattaaaatggtagaaggtctgaaaaagctgaatcatacaggaatagcccaataatctgagaacattttttctaggtgaaagtatgaggaagtagttaagtttcaaaaacaagcaagttttagcagaattgtggaagtttcccattcaatttcaatgggacaaattaaaggaaaaaagtgtaatattttaaaaagtataatagtaataaacaccaaaagtcatagcaggaattagcagaaagagcagaacagtttagagtttgaacggagaaaatcggctgaaaactgagggagtagttaagcggcgaagaacggagcaacttgaagaataaagtataaagaataaagagaaacaggaactcaatagtgtggaagcccttttagggcatccacacaataaagagaaacaggaactcaatagtgtggaagcccttttagggcatccacacaataaagagaaacaggaactcaatagtgtggatgccttgaggcatccacacaataataaatccgacgaatagtaataagtgtgcctcttggcataggcacacttaataaatccgacgaatagtaataagtgtgcctcttggcataggcacatttaataataaatccgacgaatagtaataagtgtgcctcttggcgtaggcacacttaataagggtagatcgcgacacggacatagagaaacacagggcttaaatacacagagggagcaatcagggaatgggcaacaggagggaaacacagctggggcaaatcaggcctaacgagacaaaggaagcaaaaccagatgcacttacatgagacacggactttcaaagtaaaacaggaaacataacacagagatgcGAACTTGACAAGGGGACACagctgacaggggagacagagcaactagagaacacagagacataaaccataagacagaactctaacaaagaaaccaaagactagaaatgataaataatataataaactcaaaaccctgggtcaacgacccaggcatcctaacactTTCATTCTAAATTTTGTATGAAGTGCACTGAATAGTTAAGGAAAGGCAAATATCTTGGGTAAAACCCACAAAGTAGAATAATTCTACTTCTGTGCCAGAATCGAGGTGAATGGTTGGTGTTTCATTTTGTGACAAAATGTTCAGAATGTTTGCACCAACATCAGTTAAGGCTATTACTGTATTCATctaaaaaagacaataaaaagcaCACTCAGTTCACAAGATTTTAGTTAGATGTGTGAAACTTTTTGAAAATCTTAAAGAgcttttgtttcatttcttttgtcCTAAGAGAGTACACAAACGGATTTACAAGACATGGACCGAGGACTGCGCCAATTAATAAACCTTGGCGTTCCTCAAGAGTTAATACCACGCCAAACCTGCTGAAGATATTGCGAACAAATGCAGGACAGTAATAAAAGATTACACAAATTAAGTGACTCACAAGAGTGCtccccattttctttttttcattacttGAAGATAATTTTACAAGAAGTAAGATTCCACAATATGaaagacaaatgaaaacaaaagtgaaaaagaaaataaaaaatgagacAATAACAACTTCATTGAAATATTTCTCTGGGTTAACACAGGTGGTTCGTATTACAGCAGCAAAGTCACAGAAGCTGTATTTCAGCCTTGAACTGCAGTGTGGGAGGGGGACAACTGTTGCAGGCATATAACACACAAAACACCAGGCAACGAACCACAGAGTAAATGTAAGAACAAGAACACGTGTGTTTGTTAAATAATTGTGATACTGGAAAGGATAAATTATTGCAATGAATCTATCCAATGCCATAACTGCTAAAACAAACGACTCCATTGCTGTTCCCAAatggaaaacacacatttgaatTAAACACTCCACATAGGATATAGTATTAACACCTGTGAGTAGAACCCCAATCATTGTTGGACTGCAACTGGAGGTGTACATTATATCAACAACAGCAAGGTTGCAAATAAGAAGATACATTGGTTTATGTAATCTCTTGTCAGAAATAATAAACATGATATTTATCATATTGGCAAGAACAGCAAGAAGATAGATTATTAGTATAGCCACACCAACAGCAATAGGTCTACTGAGTGTGTCAAAACCACCTATAATAAAGTGTGTTACATTGATTGAAGTATTCTGTAAAGACATATTCCGTTTGGAAGTTGAAGAAGAAGCAAAGTACGTGCTAAATCTTCTTTATCAGACTTCACAAACACCTCTGAGCTCAGTCAAACACCTTTGCTTTTACTGGGCAATATTTAAACTTCTCACTTTAAGGCTTGGAAGAACAGTAAGTTTTGATTGGATAGCTCCATCTTCCAATCAAATTAGAcgtaaaaatgtgaaatgtctATATTGCATCAGATTGCAAAAAGATAATATCATCCCCGCAAAATCCCCTTGTAAATGTTCACATGCTTACAATAacctttattttgtttgtttttagcagaCTATTTAGAtcaattaaacaaaaaacaaaagcacaaaatgaaagaaatccaGGTTCATGTTAAAAGTGTCCCGCTACATCTCTTTAACACTACACCCTCTTCAAGGCTAAGATGGAGCTAATATTAGCAGGaagttaaattattttattgcattttctggagaagaaaaaatgttataaaactTTTAGGTAACTTTCACAGTGAAACTTGGGTCTATGCAGTTATATGTTTTTGCTAGTAAACACCCTTAAAGTGTAGCTATGTGCTGGAACTGTTACAGATGTAGAAGATGGAGAGCTATATGGGCCctaaattgtggtcataaatattttgtgctTGTAAAtcaattttgtacttgtaaatcaggatttgtatgtgtaaaaagaatttgtgtgtgtgtaaaacagatttgtatgtgtaaaaagaatttgtgtgtgcgtaaaaaagatttgtatgtgtaaaaagaatttgtgtgtgcgtaaaaaagatttgtatgtgtaaaaagaatttgtgtgtgcgtaaaaaagatttgtgtgtggacttagccaaaaaatacgtgtgaaactctgcactcaagtttcaagttaaaagtacgaattttgacccccATTTTTCTTCCcttcatctgattggccaatgtcatgtcaatcacaaatttaactatccaatcagagaacaggtGGGTTTGGCTATTGGAGGGTTGCTTTATGGAGCTTCAGGTCCTtaaagggaataaatgcccttttacatgtgttacgggttcgaaattgaggacaagagtaaaacaatgatggtccagaagaggtcgttcaaacaattgattttaatgaatgcacgcagcgtggagaggtgcaaactgcaaaacatcagttgtacatctctgcccaaaatacactctagattgcttttataacatcagggtattgtaacgccccttcttgcgtttacaagcacataatttgcatgtacagaacattcatgtattttaagaattaaatgcaaacacagaagttcctccttgtggcatactcttccaaatatggtgataaTCTCAGGccttgaggtcaccatggactggacctctccttccgtcacctgtaactaagcaaactcaaataccacaagaagctgaatacattcaggcctttgctcagctactattttactgtaacaatatactcagcatatgagttatgatacatatatatttaactcaatcatttaaagtagttataactgcacctgtaataaacatgttaatatttgattatgataacccc
The window above is part of the Pelmatolapia mariae isolate MD_Pm_ZW linkage group LG14, Pm_UMD_F_2, whole genome shotgun sequence genome. Proteins encoded here:
- the LOC134640696 gene encoding olfactory receptor 2L3-like codes for the protein MSLQNTSINVTHFIIGGFDTLSRPIAVGVAILIIYLLAVLANMINIMFIISDKRLHKPMYLLICNLAVVDIMYTSSCSPTMIGVLLTGVNTISYVECLIQMCVFHLGTAMESFVLAVMALDRFIAIIYPFQYHNYLTNTRVLVLTFTLWFVAWCFVCYMPATVVPLPHCSSRLKYSFCDFAAVIRTTCVNPEKYFNEVVIVSFFIFFFTFVFICLSYCGILLLVKLSSSNEKKKMGSTLVSHLICVIFYYCPAFVRNIFSRFGVVLTLEERQGLLIGAVLGPCLVNPFVYSLRTKEMKQKLFKIFKKFHTSN